A region of Ignatzschineria larvae DSM 13226 DNA encodes the following proteins:
- a CDS encoding IS30 family transposase, giving the protein MNYSRLSLNERINIEVGIQLNKSIRTIAKELNRSPSTISRELKRVEDKDHYAATKAQYAYLQARKRCAPDEKLTPGTVLFGFVEQCLRAKLSPEQISGVLKKMANSSYYVCQETIYNALYALPVGQLKKELLQCLRQGRTTRKPRKGTVDRRGQIPDLVSIHLRPPEVEDRLTPGHWEGDLIKGKGNASAVGTLVERTSGYVMLIKMEDATATSAVIGFSAALNRVPLTFARTMTYDRGKEMAYHAQITQNTGVAIYFCDPHSPWQRGSNENINGLIRQYLPKGTDLSIHSQEELDEIALSLNSRPRKRFNFRSPIEVITELFHKEYEATQMTKH; this is encoded by the coding sequence ATGAACTATTCAAGATTATCACTTAATGAACGGATCAATATTGAAGTTGGTATACAACTTAATAAAAGTATTCGAACCATTGCTAAAGAGCTAAACCGATCGCCTTCGACAATTTCCAGAGAGTTAAAAAGAGTTGAGGATAAAGATCACTATGCTGCAACAAAGGCACAGTACGCCTATTTACAAGCTAGAAAGAGATGCGCCCCTGATGAAAAACTAACGCCAGGAACGGTCTTATTTGGTTTTGTGGAACAGTGTTTACGTGCTAAATTATCTCCTGAACAAATATCCGGGGTACTTAAAAAGATGGCTAATTCTAGTTACTATGTTTGCCAAGAAACAATCTACAATGCCTTGTATGCTTTACCCGTTGGCCAATTAAAAAAAGAATTACTCCAATGTTTAAGGCAAGGACGTACCACACGAAAACCCCGAAAAGGAACTGTGGATAGAAGAGGGCAAATTCCTGATTTAGTAAGTATTCACTTACGTCCTCCAGAAGTTGAAGATCGTTTAACACCTGGACATTGGGAAGGTGATTTGATCAAAGGAAAAGGCAACGCTTCAGCTGTCGGCACATTAGTTGAGCGCACTAGTGGTTATGTTATGTTAATCAAAATGGAAGATGCAACCGCAACCTCTGCCGTTATAGGGTTTAGCGCAGCACTCAATCGAGTACCTTTAACATTTGCACGAACAATGACCTATGATCGAGGGAAAGAAATGGCTTATCATGCTCAGATCACGCAAAATACGGGAGTTGCTATCTACTTTTGTGATCCCCATAGCCCCTGGCAAAGAGGGAGTAATGAGAATATCAATGGTTTGATACGACAATACTTGCCCAAAGGGACAGATCTTTCTATTCATAGTCAGGAAGAGCTTGATGAAATAGCGCTATCACTCAATAGTCGACCTCGAAAACGCTTTAATTTTAGATCGCCTATCGAAGTTATTACAGAACTATTTCACAAGGAATATGAAGCTACTCAGATGACGAAACATTAA
- a CDS encoding ATP-binding protein has translation MVQRQLKNNFKEIGFQVDGKIINELSKQVSSHLFALGELMKNSYDAKATKINIVFDKKNKQLIVEDNGTGISEENFKSLLHIAKSGKEYGREFEFREGEKTITRYTQGSKGLGLFCAFKFGDLVTWDTMFEGGSYKITVNKAEIIKLSDISKIKIPLEAGNRVFQGTTITISFELDSEINYIYSFFLEGENSKKIVKYFYAEDMEVSINLINKDGNSA, from the coding sequence ATGGTTCAGCGCCAGTTAAAAAATAATTTCAAAGAAATAGGATTTCAGGTAGATGGGAAAATTATAAATGAGCTTTCAAAGCAGGTATCTAGCCATTTGTTTGCTTTAGGTGAGTTAATGAAGAATAGCTATGATGCTAAGGCAACGAAAATTAACATTGTTTTTGATAAGAAAAATAAACAGTTAATTGTAGAAGATAATGGAACAGGCATATCTGAAGAAAATTTTAAGTCTCTTTTGCATATAGCTAAGAGTGGCAAAGAGTATGGTAGGGAGTTTGAATTTCGTGAAGGTGAAAAAACTATCACTAGATATACTCAAGGATCAAAGGGTTTAGGTTTATTTTGCGCTTTTAAATTTGGAGATTTAGTCACATGGGACACAATGTTTGAAGGTGGGAGTTATAAGATAACGGTGAATAAAGCAGAGATAATTAAGCTGTCAGATATCTCTAAAATTAAGATACCGTTAGAAGCCGGTAATAGAGTATTTCAGGGAACAACTATTACGATATCTTTCGAGTTGGACAGTGAAATCAATTATATTTATTCATTTTTTTTAGAAGGTGAAAATTCCAAAAAAATTGTAAAATACTTTTATGCAGAGGATATGGAAGTCTCAATAAATCTAATTAATAAAGATGGTAATAGTGCTTGA
- a CDS encoding class I SAM-dependent methyltransferase, whose product MTTKTYYNNESESFFENTFYVDMEPLYRAFLRYLPAEGIILDVGCGSGRDALYFSQKGYQVEAFDYSEALVKLAREKTKLDIQVGSFYEITAKNQYAGIWACASLLHCERDRLPEVLQSLIDALQNGGVCYLSFKYGSEDREKEGRHFTDLNEEQMAQLLSPHKNILLLQQWITSDNRPDRDDEWLNIIFQKRGD is encoded by the coding sequence ATGACAACCAAAACCTACTACAACAACGAATCTGAATCCTTTTTTGAAAATACTTTCTATGTGGATATGGAACCACTCTATCGTGCATTCCTTCGTTATTTGCCGGCAGAAGGAATCATTCTTGATGTGGGTTGTGGCTCCGGTCGAGATGCGCTCTATTTCTCTCAAAAAGGTTATCAAGTTGAGGCTTTTGATTATTCAGAAGCGCTTGTGAAATTGGCGCGGGAAAAGACTAAGCTCGATATTCAAGTAGGAAGCTTTTATGAGATCACAGCAAAGAATCAATATGCCGGTATTTGGGCTTGTGCTTCGCTTCTTCACTGTGAAAGAGATCGTTTGCCAGAGGTTTTACAATCATTGATTGATGCGCTTCAAAATGGAGGCGTCTGTTATCTCTCTTTCAAATATGGCTCAGAAGATCGAGAGAAAGAGGGACGACACTTTACCGATCTTAATGAAGAGCAGATGGCTCAATTATTAAGTCCGCACAAAAACATTCTGCTATTACAACAATGGATTACATCAGATAATCGACCCGATAGAGATGATGAGTGGCTCAATATTATTTTTCAAAAAAGAGGAGATTAG